gtcTCTGTTCCTCCTCCCACCGCCCAgagcggccccgccccgcccggagCGGCCGCTCCGTCTCGTTCCGTCTCTATGGTCCTTTCCGGCTTTTGCGCCGGCGCCGCCGGACGTGACGTCattgcgcggcggcggcggcctgaGGCGGGAGCGGCGGTTGGAGCGACGGGAGGGGCcggtgagggcgggggggggccccagCGGTCTCCaaatgtccccaaatgtccccaggggtccccaaatGTCTCCGGTCCCcgtgtgcgtgtgtccccccccggcgcccgcccctccctgtccccgcgtcccctcccccccgctgtcccctcccccTCTGGCCTGTCCCCGgctgtcgtgtgtgtcccccccccccccccggctgtccccgtgtcccccccccactgtccccgtgtccccccccccccccgtccccgtgccccccctcaccgtccccgtgtccccccccaccgtccccgtgtcccccccccactgtccccatgtccccccaccatccccgtgtccccccccaccgtccccgtgtccccccacaccgtccccgtgtccccccccaccatccccgtgtcccccccccaccgtccccgtgtccccccccactgtccccatgtccccccaccgtccccgtgtcccccccccacggtccccgtgtcccccccccaccgtccccgtgcccccccccaccgtccctctgtccccccctcaccatcctcgtgtccccccccaccgtccccgtgtccccccctcaccgtccctgtcccccccccacactgtccccgtgtcaccccctcaccatccccgtgtccccctcccccccccaccgtccccgtgtcccccccccaccgttCCTCTGTCCCCTCGTTGTCCCCTTGCCATCCCCTGTCCCCTCGCTGTCACCGTCCCCCCTTACGGTCCCTGcgccccctccctgtcccctccccatccccgtgtcccctcaccgtccccctgtcccctccccatccccgtgtcccctctctgtccccatgtcccctcaccgtccctgtgtcccctcttcccctctctgtccccgtgtcccctctccgtccccgtgtcccctcaccgtccctgtgtcccctctctgtccctgcGTCCCCTcaccatccccgtgtcccctcaccgtccccaTGCCCCCTggccatccctgtgtccccctcattgtccccgtgtccccctgccatccccctgtcccctcgccgtccccgtgtcccctcaccgtccccatgtccccctgccatccacgtgtcccctctctgtccccctgtcccctcaccgtccccatgtcccctggccATCCCTGTGTATCCctcactgtccccgtgtccccctgccatccccctgtcccctcgccgtccccgtgtcccctcactgtccccgtgtcccctcactgtccccctgtcccctcaccgttcccctgtcccctcactgtctccctgtcccctctctgtccctgtgtcccctcaccaTCCCCATGTTCCCTCActctccccctgtcccctctctgtccccgtgtcccctcaccgtccccgtgtcccctcaccatccccgtgtcccctcaccgtccccctgtcccctcaccatccccctgtcccctctccgtccccgtgtcccctcaccgtccccgtgtcccctcaccatCCCCATGTTCCCTctccgtccccatgtcccctcactgtccctctgtcccctcaccatccccctgtcccctctctgtccccatgtcccctctccgtccccgtgtcccctcaccatccccctgtcccctcaccgtccccatgtcccctcacagtccccgtgtccccctgccatccctgtgtcccctcaccgtccccgtgtcccctcactgtccccatgtcccctcactgtcctcctgtcccctcactgtccccatgtcccctctctgtccccgtgtcccctcaccgtccccgtgtccccctgccatccacgtgtcccctcactgtccccctgtcccctcaccatccccatgtcccctctctgtccccctgtcccctctctgtccccctgtcccctcaccgtccccatgtcccctcactgtccccgtgtccccctgccatccccctgtcccctctctgtccccatgtccccccaccgtccccctgtcccctcaccaTCCCCATACCCCTGgccatccctgtgtcccctcaccatccccatgtccccctgccatccccctgtcccctcacagtccccctgtccccccaccatccccgtgtcccctctctgtccccatgtcccctctgtgtccctgtgtcccctcaccgtccctctgtccccccaccatccccgtgtcccctcaccttccccgtgtcccctcaccgtccccctgtcccctcaccgtccccatgtcccctcaccatccccctgtcccctcaccgttcccctgtcccctcaccgtccccatgtcccctcaccatccccctgtcccctcaccgtccccatgtcccctcacagtccccatgtccccctgccatccctgtgtcccctcaccgtccccctgtcccctcaccgtccccatgtcccctcacagtccccgtgtccccctgccatccctgtgtcccctcaccatccccctgtcccctcactgtccccgtgtcccctcactgtccccctgtcccctcactgtccccatgtcccctctctgtccccctgtcccctcaccgtccccgtgtccccctgccatccccgtgtcccctctctgtccctgcgtcccctcaccgtccccatgcccccccaccgtccctgtgtcccctcaccgtccccgtgtcccctcactgtccccatgtcccctctctgtccccatgtcccctcaccgtccccgtgtcccctcaccgtccccgtgtccccctgccatccacgtgtcccctcaccgtccccctgtcccctcaccatccccatgtcccctctctgtccccctgtcccctctctgtccccctgtcccctcaccgtccccatgtcccctcacagtccccgtgtccccctgccatccctgtgtcccctcaccatccctgtgtcccctcaccatccccgtgtcccctcaccgtccccgtgtcccctggccGTCCCCACGTTCCCgcgtcccctcactgtccccgtgtccccgcaggcgCCATGTCCTCGACCTCGCAGAAGCACCGGGACTTCGTGGCGGAGCCGATGGGGGAGAAGCCGGTGGGGACCTTGGCCGGGATCGGGGACGTCCTGGGcaagaagctggaggaaaaaggCTTCGACAAggtggggacaccctggggacaccttggggacaccctggggacaccctggggacaccttggggacagcctgccccggggagggggtgccgTGGGGACAGGGCCATCTTTGGGAGGTGGcacaggggggaggggggggtggccctgggggggtgTCTGGAGGCCGGGGGGTGCCACcgaggggacagggctgtccccaagCGGGACGAGGTTGTCACCAAGGAGACAGGGATGGccccagggggggtccccagggatgtggggggggggagagtgtCACCGAGGGGACGGGGGTGGCCCCAAATGGGGTCCCTGGTGATGTGGGGGTGTCACCGAGGGGAGGGAGGTGACCCTGGGGACACGGCGTTCGCGGGGGATTGTCCCTGGGGacgtccctgggggggggggggggaagggggggggcacggggccagccctggggacgtgggggggggcacagagctgggctggggggggacaaggatgtccctggggacagggtgggagggacagggacccccttggggacacggggggaggtGTCCCAGGGCCGTTGCTAGGgacacagcgggggggggggggacggacaggggGTGTGCCACCCCCCCGCGGTgacatccctgtgtcccccccgcgtcccccccccgcggcgtTATATGGGGCCATTTCTATGGCCacagtggggtgatggggggtttGCCAGCCCCGtggtgacatccctgtccccccggggGACGTGAGGCCACTctcagggacacgggggggggacaggggatgtgccaccccccccccggtgacatccctgtccccccatgtcccccccccagtcccacgTGGGGCCATTCCGAGGGTTacagtggggtgatggggggtttGCCAGCCCCGTGgtcacatccctgtccccccggggGACGTGAGGCCACTCttagggacacgggggggggacagggggtgtgtcacccccccccggtgacatccctgtccccccatgtcccccccccagtcaCACATGGGGCCATTCCGAGGGTTacagtggggtgatggggggtttGCCAGCCCCGtggtgacatccctgtccccctgggggACGTGAGGCCACACttagggacacgggggggggacaggggatgtgccacccccccccggtgacatccctgtccccccgtgtccccccccgcggcGTTATATGGGGCCATTTCTATGGCCacagtggggtgatgggggttTGCCAGCCCCGtggtgacatccctgtccccccggggGACGTGAGGCCACTCttagggacacgggggggggacaggggatgtgtcacccccccccggtgacatccctgtccccccatgtccccccccccccccacgtggGGCCATTCTGAGGGTTacagtggggtgatgggggttTGCCAGCCCCGtggtgacatccctgtccccccaggggatgtggggccacacttagggacacgggggggggacaggggatgtgtcacccccccccggtgacatccctgtccccccatgtcccccccccacacacatggggCCATTCTGAGGGTGACGGTGTGGCGACAGGGGGGGTTTGCCAGCCCTGtggtgacatccctgtccccccggggGACGTGAGGCCACTCttagggacacgggggggggacaggggatgtgtcaccccccccggtgacatccctgtccccccgcgtccccccccccacggTGTTATATGGGGCCATTCCTATGGCCAaagtggggtgatggggggtttGCCAGCCCCGtggtgacatccctgtccccccgggggatgtggggccacacttagggacacgggggggggacaggggctgtgtcacccccccccggtgacatccctgtccccccatgtcccccccccacacaTGTGGGGCCATTCTGAGGGTGACGGTGTGGCGACAGGGGGGGTTTGCCAGCCCCGTGgtcacatccctgtccccccggggGACGTGAGGCCACTCttagggacacgggggggggacagggggtgtgCCACCCCCCCCGGTGACATCcttgtccccccatgtccccccccagtcACACGTGGGGCCATTCCGAGGGTTacagtggggtgatggggggtttGCCAGCCCCGtggtgacatccctgtccccctgggggACGTGGGGCCACTCttagggacacgggggggggacaggggtgtgccacccccccccggtgacatccctgtccccccatgtcccccccccggcgTTATATGGGGCCATTTCTATGGCCacagtggggtgatgggggttTGCCAGCCCCGtggtgacatccctgtccccccaggggACGTGAGGCCACACttagggacacgggggggggggcagggggtgtgcCACCCCCCCAGGTGACatccctgtcgtcccccccccccaggcctaCGTGGTGCTGGGGCAGTTCCTGGTGCTGCGCAAGGACGAGGAGCTGTTTCGGGAGTGGCTGAAGGAGACGTGCGGGGCCAACGCCAAGCAGTCGCGGGATTGTTCCGGCTGCCTGCGGGAGTGGTGCGACGCCTTCCTCTGagtccccagcgccccccccccgcccccccccatctccccggcaccccaaaaccccccccacgccccccaaatccccccactcccccccaccccacctcagcCAAAACCCCCCAACGTCCCACAGACTCCGGCTCCCCCAAACATCTGGGGACGGcaagaattgggggggggggtgtccccaaagcccccccctcccccaacaccctcccgggcaccccaaaacccccccctccgccccccccctgcccccggcacccaaaaatccc
This is a stretch of genomic DNA from Larus michahellis unplaced genomic scaffold, bLarMic1.1 SCAFFOLD_580, whole genome shotgun sequence. It encodes these proteins:
- the BANF1 gene encoding barrier-to-autointegration factor is translated as MSSTSQKHRDFVAEPMGEKPVGTLAGIGDVLGKKLEEKGFDKAYVVLGQFLVLRKDEELFREWLKETCGANAKQSRDCSGCLREWCDAFL